A single window of Macellibacteroides fermentans DNA harbors:
- a CDS encoding PG1828 family lipoprotein has translation MKKLFAFAAIVAAVSFSSCGNKSAESTEAVAEQPAVEEVAPAVEEAPAVADSAAVATEAAPVEAAPAQ, from the coding sequence ATGAAAAAGTTATTTGCATTCGCTGCTATCGTTGCAGCTGTTTCTTTCTCTTCATGTGGTAACAAATCTGCTGAATCTACTGAAGCTGTAGCTGAACAACCAGCTGTTGAAGAAGTAGCTCCTGCTGTAGAAGAAGCTCCTGCTGTTGCTGACTCTGCTGCTGTAGCAACTGAAGCTGCTCCTGTTGAAGCTGCTCCTGCTCAGTAA